From the genome of Thioflexithrix psekupsensis, one region includes:
- a CDS encoding DUF4160 domain-containing protein gives MPEITRFYGIIIKLFFGDHPPPHFHAVYDEYNAIFDMETLKMIEGDLPSRAEKMVLEWSAQHQQALLEMWNTQNFHKLPPLR, from the coding sequence ATGCCAGAAATAACAAGGTTTTACGGTATTATTATCAAACTATTTTTTGGAGACCATCCACCACCACATTTTCATGCTGTGTATGATGAATACAATGCTATTTTTGATATGGAAACGTTGAAAATGATTGAAGGCGATTTACCGAGTCGTGCTGAGAAAATGGTACTTGAATGGAGCGCACAACATCAACAAGCACTGCTTGAAATGTGGAATACCCAAAATTTCCATAAACTTCCACCATTGAGATAA
- a CDS encoding DUF2442 domain-containing protein, protein MQYPKIKSALAIDDHTLLVEFSNAEKRQYDITKLLENKMFSPLKNPSFFKNFKVDSTGYAIIWNEDIDISKYEIWQHGGTG, encoded by the coding sequence ATGCAATATCCCAAAATTAAATCTGCATTGGCTATTGATGACCATACGTTATTGGTTGAGTTTTCCAACGCAGAAAAACGTCAATACGACATTACAAAGTTATTAGAAAATAAAATGTTTTCCCCGCTAAAAAATCCTAGTTTTTTCAAAAACTTCAAAGTAGATTCAACAGGATATGCCATTATTTGGAATGAGGACATTGATATAAGTAAATATGAAATTTGGCAACACGGCGGCACGGGATAA
- a CDS encoding molybdopterin biosynthesis protein, translating to MSESPVFPSDAVTQQSQFLQVMDREQALLRFQNALDLRPLGSETVALSEALGRVLAIDYVATVDVPGFDRASVDGFAVQSMDTFGASEAQPVILQLNPEVLSPGIVPNCPVLPGTATPIATGGMSPRGADAIVMIEYTETSDDPRQIHITQAAVPGQFIAFAGSDIARGETALRCGHVLSSREIGILAAIGCDQVTVYRRPQVAIFSTGNELIALGQPWQTGCVFDSNAAILAAAVTEIGGQAHVLGIVPDDEKELQKALSQALQYDMVILSGGTSKGAGDLSYRVVSRLQNPGVIVHGVALKPGKPICLAVTEKKAVVILPGFPTSAIFTFHEFVAPVIRALAGRPVRQTQSIDAQLATRLSSEAGRTEFVMVSLIASDNGFMAFPLGKNSGSVTSFSHADGFVRVESTVETVAAGTPVSVQLIGALEPADLVVIGSHCVGLDYLLSLLQQQGVRVKTLSVGSLGGLAAVKRGECDLAGIHLFDPQSQSYNTPFLTPELRLLPGYRRLQGFVFRIDDARFSGQTKEAALQAALTDPHCLMVNRNAGSGTRILIDQLLGKHRPNGYALQTRSHNAVATAIVQGRADWGVAIESVARQYGLGFIALQDEHYDFVLHESRLSRVQVFSDLLQQATVREWLGGLGFGCVGRFG from the coding sequence ATGTCTGAATCTCCCGTTTTTCCTTCTGATGCCGTCACGCAACAATCCCAATTTTTACAAGTCATGGATCGAGAACAAGCCTTGTTGCGTTTTCAAAATGCGCTGGATTTGCGTCCGTTGGGCAGTGAAACAGTGGCATTAAGCGAGGCCTTGGGACGCGTGTTGGCTATCGATTACGTGGCGACGGTGGATGTACCGGGTTTTGATCGGGCGAGTGTGGACGGTTTTGCGGTGCAATCGATGGACACTTTTGGTGCCAGTGAAGCGCAACCTGTTATTTTACAATTAAATCCTGAAGTGTTATCACCGGGCATTGTGCCGAATTGTCCCGTGTTGCCCGGCACCGCCACGCCCATTGCGACGGGGGGCATGTCGCCTCGCGGAGCGGATGCCATTGTGATGATTGAATACACAGAAACCAGCGACGATCCCCGCCAAATTCATATCACACAAGCCGCTGTTCCCGGTCAATTTATCGCTTTTGCCGGCAGCGACATCGCTCGCGGTGAAACGGCATTACGCTGTGGACACGTTTTAAGTTCCCGTGAAATTGGGATTTTAGCCGCTATTGGCTGCGATCAAGTGACGGTGTATCGACGGCCGCAAGTGGCGATTTTTTCTACGGGCAATGAGTTAATTGCGCTCGGTCAACCGTGGCAAACGGGTTGCGTTTTCGATTCTAACGCGGCCATTCTCGCGGCCGCAGTGACAGAAATCGGTGGCCAAGCGCATGTGTTAGGTATTGTGCCAGATGATGAAAAAGAATTACAAAAAGCATTGTCGCAGGCTTTACAGTATGACATGGTGATTTTATCCGGTGGCACATCCAAAGGCGCGGGCGATTTGTCTTATCGCGTCGTGAGCCGATTACAAAACCCGGGCGTGATTGTTCACGGGGTGGCGTTAAAACCCGGTAAACCCATTTGTTTAGCCGTAACCGAAAAAAAAGCGGTGGTGATTTTGCCCGGATTTCCCACGTCGGCAATTTTCACTTTTCACGAATTTGTTGCGCCAGTTATACGTGCTTTAGCGGGTCGTCCTGTGAGACAAACGCAGTCTATTGATGCCCAGTTAGCGACTCGTCTCAGTTCGGAAGCGGGAAGAACAGAATTTGTCATGGTGAGTTTAATCGCCAGTGACAATGGTTTTATGGCGTTTCCTTTGGGGAAAAATTCGGGATCGGTGACCAGTTTTAGTCATGCGGATGGTTTTGTGCGCGTGGAGTCCACCGTGGAAACGGTCGCGGCCGGCACGCCCGTATCGGTGCAGTTAATTGGCGCGTTAGAACCTGCGGATTTGGTGGTGATTGGCAGTCATTGCGTGGGTTTGGATTACTTACTTAGTCTATTGCAACAACAAGGTGTGCGGGTTAAAACGCTCTCCGTGGGCAGTTTGGGCGGGTTAGCAGCGGTAAAACGTGGAGAATGTGATTTAGCGGGAATTCATTTATTCGATCCGCAAAGCCAATCTTACAATACACCATTTTTAACACCTGAATTGCGTTTATTACCGGGCTATCGTCGTTTACAAGGTTTCGTGTTTCGTATAGACGATGCGCGTTTTTCAGGTCAAACAAAAGAAGCGGCGTTACAAGCGGCGTTGACAGACCCGCATTGTCTCATGGTTAATCGTAATGCGGGAAGTGGTACAAGAATTTTAATTGATCAATTATTAGGCAAGCATCGTCCAAACGGTTACGCTTTACAAACCCGTTCGCACAACGCGGTGGCAACAGCAATTGTGCAGGGACGTGCGGATTGGGGCGTGGCGATTGAATCGGTAGCGCGACAATATGGCTTAGGATTCATTGCCTTACAAGACGAACATTATGATTTTGTGCTGCATGAATCGCGTTTGTCACGAGTACAAGTATTTAGCGATTTATTGCAACAGGCGACAGTGCGGGAATGGTTGGGGGGGTTGGGGTTTGGTTGTGTGGGTCGTTTTGGTTAG
- a CDS encoding HesA/MoeB/ThiF family protein, with amino-acid sequence MRVDLSEKNLQSLSTQRVLVIGMGGLGCAAVWDMVRLGVKQLVLVDFDRVERSNLSRQWLYQEQHLGQYKVLVAQEQLQQHQTDLHIVALTERMNGDLLDRWLPRIDVVLDCSDNFPTRFMLNRACVRWQKPLVSGAAIQFNGQVACFLPYLPESPCYHCLYPDEAFTQTETETCTVSGVLTPLPSVIGSIQAIETVKILLKIGQPLSAKLLLFDALNSRWKTLRLPKDPACVVCGG; translated from the coding sequence GTGCGTGTTGATTTATCTGAAAAAAATCTACAATCATTATCCACCCAGCGCGTGTTAGTGATTGGCATGGGGGGATTGGGCTGTGCGGCGGTGTGGGATATGGTGCGCCTTGGCGTAAAACAATTGGTGTTGGTTGATTTTGATCGGGTAGAGCGTTCTAATTTATCCCGACAATGGTTGTATCAAGAACAACATTTGGGTCAATATAAAGTTCTTGTCGCACAAGAACAACTACAACAACACCAAACCGATCTCCACATTGTCGCACTGACTGAACGCATGAATGGGGATTTATTGGATCGTTGGTTGCCGCGTATTGATGTGGTTTTGGACTGTAGCGATAATTTTCCCACCCGCTTTATGCTCAATCGTGCTTGTGTCCGCTGGCAAAAACCGTTAGTTTCTGGGGCGGCGATTCAATTTAATGGTCAAGTGGCTTGTTTTCTACCTTATCTGCCAGAAAGTCCTTGTTATCACTGTCTTTATCCTGATGAAGCATTTACACAAACCGAAACGGAAACTTGCACCGTTTCTGGTGTTTTAACGCCGTTACCCAGCGTCATTGGCAGTATTCAAGCGATTGAAACGGTTAAAATTCTTTTAAAAATAGGTCAGCCCTTATCGGCAAAACTGTTATTATTCGACGCACTCAATAGCCGCTGGAAAACCCTGCGTTTACCCAAAGACCCTGCCTGTGTGGTGTGCGGCGGTTAA